From the Chlorogloeopsis sp. ULAP01 genome, the window GCTCGCCTCTAGTTGATTCTCTCGCCGAAAAGCATTTAATGCCTCTAGATAAAAACTTTGTAGAAAATCTTCAATAACTGTCAGTCGCCCCTGATAGCTCAATTGTCGTTGGGGCGGATTGATGTAGCGATAAATAATTGCACTTAATGTACTGTGTAATTCAACCCTACCCCGATTTGAACCCAACTGATAGTACCTCAGACACTGTTGCAGGCGATGTTTAGCTAGAGCCATTGCTGAGTTTTCTACAGAACCGGAAGCCTGAATGCGTTTGCTTTCATGGCAAATCCGGTAGACTTCAGCTGCAATCCGCATCGCTACTGCGCGACAGTTCTGTTGAGAAGCTTTGGTTGACTGCTGAAGTTCTTGAAATAGGAATGGAAATATCGCCTCCACGCCAATAGAAACTTCTCCCTGAATAGTTGTGGTTGCGGCTGATTTTATCATCTCGTGTTTAAAGTGTCCCTAAAATTAAGCATTTACAACCTGTATGGCTAGGAGTATTGGGTTAGGAGCTTTGCGTGTAAGCTAAACGCAGGTAATCCTAACTTAAGGATGTGGCTGGATTTACGATTCCCAATTATTGTTTGATTGTTGGCACAGCCATTGAAGTTATTGCCAATACCGAAAAGCCGTTACAGGTAATTATGAATTTAGAAGCACAAATTCAATTGTTGATTGAAAATGCACCAAAAGATGGTAGAACACCAAAACTGGTTGCGGCTATCGCTCCCGCTCTCAGTGCGATCGCTCAACAGTTAAGCCACTCTAACTACTATATTCTCCAAAACCTGGATCAGGAGTGGGTTGTAACTACCTTGAGCAACCGTGGAAATCCACAACAACAAAAGCGGGTCGTATATGCTTTTTCTACCTTACAGGATATTCCCGCTTCTTATGGTGCTGGGCTTGACCCTCAGGTAATGGCTACCCCTATGCCTGTCACCCACATTTTGTTTCAATTAATGGCGTTAGAACCCGTAGATAGTATAGTTTTTTTAAATACTAAATTTGACCGTAGTACTAGCACGTCTAAAACAAATACAAGCGAAATCGAAATCAAGCGCGTTGACTTGCAAAATCTAGTGAAACAATTACTGCAACCTAATCGCAGCCGTACTCAAGTACCTCCCGATATCGCTTGATTAATTAGAGTTTAGGGACTAAATGCTGGTATAAAAATATTTTCATTCCTAGTCCCTAGTCCCTAGTCTCTAATAAAGCCGACTCAGCACATAGTCAGCCATGTTAATCAATGCTTGACGTGATTCTGAAGGTGAAAGCACCCCAATATGTTCAACTGCTAACTTGGCATGGTGAGATGCCAAATCTCGTGCTCTTTGGATTCCCTGGCTGTCATAAATCAGTGCCATTGCTTGTTCTAAGTCACCGTCTTGAGCAAACTTTCGTTCAATCAGTACTTCCAAGTAAGGTTTTTCTTCTAGAGCAAATAATACGGGTGCTGTCAAATTACCGCTTTTGAGATCAGAACCTGCTGGTTTACCCAGAGTATCTGTAGAACTCGTAAAATCTAAAATGTCATCAACAATTTGAAACGCTAAACCAAGATGGCGCCCATAATCGTATAAGTGTTCGGCTGTTTCTGGGGAAACTTCGCTGAGAACACCAGTAGCTTTGGAACTGTTAGCAATAATTGAAGCGCTCTTGTAATAACTTTTTTTCAGGTAAGTCTCGATGGAAATACTTGTATGAAAGTGATTTAGTGCCTGCTGCGTCTCACCGACGGCATAATCCATAATCACCTCTGACAGTAATTTCACGACTTCCAAATTGTCCAAATTGGCTAAGTACCAGGAAGCTTGGGCAAAGAAAAAATCACCTGCCAATACAGCAACTTTGTTATTAAATAAACTATTGACTGTGGCTACCCCACGCCGCATTTGTGATTCATCAATCACATCGTCGTGTACTAAGCTTGCGGTGTGAATCAATTCTGTAATTTCGGCTAAACGACGATGACGTGGTGTAATGTCTTGATTCAGCATCGTTGCCCGTGATATCAAAAGGACAATTGCTGGCCTGATACGTTTTCCCCCAGCTCCGAATAGGTGTTCGGCTGCTGCACAGAGGATGGGGTGACGATTCCCAACTAGCTGTTTGAGGTTATCTGCTAGTATTTGCAGGTCTGCTTCCACTGGGTAAAAGAGGGAGGTAGCTGGGGTCATGGATGGGCGGACTATGGCTTAAGTTACGAAAGTTTACATATCCTATAATTATTCTAAGATAACCCTGTGCTAGCGCAAAGTTTTCGTTAAGCAATACTTGTGTTTCTATCTCGCGATCGCCTACAAAACACAACACAATTACACCATTCTCTATCTAAAGTTAGATTTACCAAGACAGTAAGAACAGTGGGGAATTTAAATTCGCTCCCCATATTACCCAAAAATGAACTAGGTTCTCAGACGGTAAACTTTGGAGAATGGGAAAACTTTTATCAAAATTTTAAAATCATTTTATTAGTGTAAATTTTTAGTATTTTATACAAGTAAAATTACGTAGCCACAATTTTTGTGCTTTAGAGAGAGATTTTTTCACAAAAAATCATTTATTCAGAAACTTCATTAGTAAAACTAGTCACCATCATAGAAATACTTATGATTAATTCCCCCCATGCCGTTACATAAAATTTTTGTCAATAAATTAAAATTCATAGTTTATGTACGTATTTGTTCAGAAATTTTTTAATTTCCTAGAAAAGTCACCTGAAAAATCAGGGCTGTTGTGTTAACCTAAAATTGAGGGATTTTAAATTTTTCGGTATTCACCTCCAGAAAAAGAAGAAAGCACTAAGTGTTTTTGCTTATCTGGTTTGTGAACCTAAATAAAATAGTCGCAGGTAAAACCAAGAAAATAATTTTATTGGTTGATTCTGTGGTTTTGAATCTTTATGGTTAGGAGCTGTAGGTTTCCCTTAGAGGAAGCAAAGTAATTCAACATCTTCAGCGCTTTTGCGTGTCAGTGTTGCTCCTATCCAAGAAGTACGCCTTCATTGAAGCAGACTAAGTAGACTGTTAAAGCAGCAGAAAGATTTCTTTAAAGTTATCTAATTGCTGTGGTATGCGTAGTCTGACAAAAATCATAGGAAACCATAATATGTTGAGCGGAGAAAATTAAAATTCTACCGCTAGCTTGGTATGTAAATTTCAAGCAACTAAGTCACTCATTTAGTTGCTGAATTCTTGCTAATTTTATTCAATTTATATTCCTTTTCATAGAGGCACTGGTACAAAATGATTTGCGGGAAGATGCCTATGATGATTTTTATGTTGGCTTCTGGATATTTGTTGACAGTCTATTTATTAATCGCACTAGCGAAGCGAGCAGGAAAAAAAAGTACTTCTGCCAGTGCTGGTTTGTCTGCTAATGAAAACTATAGCCAGGAAGCATCAGTACAGCCAAAGGTAACTGAAATCAGTAGTGTACGCTAGATAACAGTCAATCGTCAAGAGTTCCTAGTTTAATGACTGGGAACTTTTGACATAAATTTAGGTTAGTGACTAATTACTGGAAATTGCAGCATCAGAGAAACAGGCTACCTCAACCATCGGAGTACAGCCGAGCCACTGGGTTGAAGTTTGAGCAAACTGTTGGGGACAGCCACTGACGAAGAAGCGGGTAGGCAAAGGTGGGTGAGTATTTCTTAACCCAAGTAAGTCTAATTCTTGGCTACACGCAGCCACCACATGAACGGCTGGATCAACTAGTTTGACAGAAGTGGGAAGAAGCGATCGCAATACTGGAGCCAGATGGGGATAATGGGTACAACCATAGACTAGAGTGTCTAT encodes:
- the sds gene encoding solanesyl diphosphate synthase — encoded protein: MTPATSLFYPVEADLQILADNLKQLVGNRHPILCAAAEHLFGAGGKRIRPAIVLLISRATMLNQDITPRHRRLAEITELIHTASLVHDDVIDESQMRRGVATVNSLFNNKVAVLAGDFFFAQASWYLANLDNLEVVKLLSEVIMDYAVGETQQALNHFHTSISIETYLKKSYYKSASIIANSSKATGVLSEVSPETAEHLYDYGRHLGLAFQIVDDILDFTSSTDTLGKPAGSDLKSGNLTAPVLFALEEKPYLEVLIERKFAQDGDLEQAMALIYDSQGIQRARDLASHHAKLAVEHIGVLSPSESRQALINMADYVLSRLY